The sequence below is a genomic window from Carassius gibelio isolate Cgi1373 ecotype wild population from Czech Republic chromosome A17, carGib1.2-hapl.c, whole genome shotgun sequence.
GTCTTGGGTCAGCCTTCATTCCAGCTACTTTAATCCCAAACTCACTATCACCTATCAGTCCGGAATACAGATAAGACTGCCCTCCGGCAGACACAGGAATAATGGAAAATGGGAACAGTCAAATGGCTTCAGACTGATGTAAAACTGAAACGTGACTGTTTTGTTAAGGGGCTGAATGCTTGCATCAGTCAGTTCAACCGGCGAAACGCTGATAAGGATTGTCAGAACCTGCAGATTAAGATACATGGATTTCTGGCCTTTCTATaccttcaaaaataaaacaaagtagcACTCTATTGCTATTTCTAACCTTACTAATGGAAGGAGAGAAGTATGGCAAGGAAACACAGGAATTGCTAATCTCTTACTAACTTCACATTACGAACGCTTTAATAACTTTCCATAATGAATTGATTTGAGTCAAGCCCGTGTTTGCTTTACTGCAGCTGGGAGGTGAAAATGTGTCAGGTGAGTGTGAACGATGGCTGCTCGTAGTGCTCAATCTGGAATGATAGCAATGATATTTAAGAGCTTCTCTTCCCACGGGAGCCTGCCATTTAATTAGCATACTGACGCTTGTCCTCACGTTTAATTGCTTTTGGCTTGTAATTAAAATGTGTGTTGACTTTGCAGTTCCCTCACTGATGAATAGCAGTGGAGggttatttgatattacatttttgCTGCGGCATACATCAAAATGGAAGGATTAAAATAACGGATTTAATCCAAACCTTTTTGTCCTCAGTGGGGTAATAGTTTGTCAGACATGCCAAagcattataatgcattaatcTGATCAATTAAGAGATTTACCATCTCAAGTCATCGAAAGGCTTTGTTTTGTTCCCTCTGTCACCCCGTTTAACTTCTTCCCAGTTTGGTCATTTAGCTGAAATGAAGAGATGATCCTCCAGTGCGCTGGGCTCGCTGGATGTGGATTGGCAGCGTGTTTGAGGGATGCATGATTGTGCCGTGCTCTTTTTTGCATGACAAGAGAAGTGTATTGCAGTGGGCCTTGGATACAGACCAAACAGAAGCACACTACAGGTCAGTCCTCAGCGAATGCTTCTCAATATCAAAATGTGCGTATTTGAGGAAGTCCTTTGGCCCATTTACGCCACTGTTTGCGCCCAGGCCCCTGTGCAATATCTTCCGTACCACCCCTTTAGCTTTGAATGCCATTTCAATGGCAGGACCCCCTCTGCATCCATGTGTGCATTCCCCGTCGCACTACTTTTGAGATTCATTTCCAGGTAAACATACTTTAGTTGGCCGCAAACCTGCAGCCAACAGGGGTTGTCACAGCTGTGCCAGATAATAGCCAGAACAAACTCTCCATGTCTCGCTCTGGAATGTTTACTGTCGCCACAGACACTGTGCGGCAAACATTTTTGCATCTTTTATTTGGAAAGAAAGAGATCCAGTTATCGGTTTCACACAGATGAATCATAAGCTTAACCTGCTGGCCCTTTTGTGCTCCATCAGATAAATGACGGGGTAAAAGTGCAAATggcaaaaaagagaaaatcagAACAAACATAGGTTTGTTTAAAGACCTCTTTTGTGGTTCGAAAGCTTTGAAAGAGGAGCTCCAAGTAACACATTCCTGCAAATAACAGCAGGGAATTCAGTGCAACCCTGCTGCCTCACTTttacaatctatctatctatctatctatctatctatctatctatctatctatctatctatctatctatctatctatctatctatctatctatctatctatctatctattagctTAAAAATATCCTGACCTCTCTATGATCTAGAACATGAATTCCTAGTGGCAAAAATGAGAATGGAGGTTGATGTTTAAAGATTCCTTGACAATATTTACTGAGAATACAGGCCCTAATGAGAATGAGTAGGATCACCAAGGTGCCACCCAAAGTTAAAGTACATTGCAACACAGAATTGTTACACAGAAGTGCGCTGAATTACATGATGGAAAATCTGAGGAAATCTTAATGCtttagaggggaaaaaaaataaaataaataaaaaaattaaatatctaaaaGATTTGCCATGTATTGGTTAAGACTGTGATATTTTGAGAGATATGTGACATATCCCAACCCAAGTTCAATAAGGCACAAAGTATATGCCTATGCTCCAACGTGGTGTGTTTACTCAAAGACATGGTCACTTTCCATTTCCACCAAATACAAGATAGTGACCTTCTACACAGAATGCGTTCACAGCCTGTACCTTGTCCATTAATAATTAACTCCAAACAAAATAATCTAGGAGGACATTGTGCCATGTAATTCAAAAggtatagttgtttttttttttttattaggtacGCCTAGTTACCTAGTTTAGTATAGCTTggaaaaatctaataaaagtCCTGTCCTGTCATAGCATGTTCATATAAAAGATTTAGATTTGGACAGCTGGACAGCGTTGTAATGACTCAGTATTTAGAGAACCTGAGGTGCTGTCAAGGACTCAGTATGGTGTCATACCAGAATTCTGTATTAAGGCAATTGTCCTCTATCTATTTGTCTCAAAATGGTGGTGGGTTAATGCGTTCTGttagaaactgaaattaaaacagtACCTGTAATGTTATTGGGATTACTGTAAGGGTGCTATTAATTTCCAtaaccaaaatgaacatttagaaGATGTGgtaggctacacacacacacacacacacacacacacggacttCAATCTCTATATTTGAGATGTAGGCTAGAACTAGAGACAGCTGGCAAATTATACcgctcttttttattatttgattttcactcagaaaataataataataataaaaacggaACGAACAGGACTTATGCATATGATTTATAATATGGAACAGTTTTATGATGACTACAACTGGTCCAGCGTTGTCAGACTTTTCAgtctttaataattaaaattgcaTCAACAAAAATGACTTGAAGTCAAATCAATGTATTGTGAACATGCTAAACACATGAAGTAGATTCATTTGCACACACACGGACAATTCCATTTAAACTGAAGGAATATATAATTTTACTCAGTTCAGGAGTTACCCACTCAAGGCACATATCAGCAAAAATAAAGTCTTCGTTTGATGCGATGACCCAGTTTTGATTGAGTTACTGTTACAATATTACATGGTCTGTTGTTCAAGAAAGTTTGTCTTCATAACCACCATCGTTTAAGATGTGCAGTGGCATACATGTTCAACCATAATAGGAAATTGCTAGGAATTTACTGAACGTTATTTGGTTCGTGTCGCTGTGTCTGTGAGCGCGTCAAACTTACACCGTTTTACACAATACACAGGTCCAAATAAACTCCGTGATTATATTTGCAAACTGTATCCCTGTTATACGCAAATACACACTTAATCTGATTCTACACGATTAATGCTGAAGACACGTGTCAAATCGAAAAAGAGGTGATTATTTTAAGAAATAGGCTTATTATTTGATTCAAATAGGGAATGGTAATGTTAAGCCTGCAAATTtagataaaaatgtgtttataaaacGAACTGATACCGGacaataactgtaaaaaaaatgtcattaatatatttaattattcattaattaatgcTTAAAAGATCAGTATTTCATATAGCCTACGTCTGAGTATGAAAATACATGGACAATTTTGTGACATGTTTGAATCCAACTAACTAGTAATCTATtgaacattaaatgcaataaataaataaaataataataaaaaatagaaataataataataataataaataaattaaaaaaaactttccattTAACGCTACTTCAAAGTGTTAACAATTATGCATACTAACCTCAATTATTTCTGTGGAAAATCAATTTGTATACCAAGAGAGggcgcacttttttttttctttttctttttttttttttgcacaaaaacaaGAGATGCGTAGTTATAAAAGGCCAAATGAATGATATCAAAATAtgagttattattttttagttggcTTCAGgtatttcttaatttaatttcatttgattttcgTTGTCCTCAGCATGTGCACCAAACCACCACCAGCTAGATATCGTGGAAAGTCAAACAAAGTGTATAAATGTTAGGCTACTTTGTTTAATGAAGGCAATCAAATCTTGCCACTGAGCTCTGCAGAATCAACACCGATGACCTGCTCTTACATTAGCAAACTGCGTACCGCTATTAGTTACATAAACTAGAGCGCAGGtaaacaaattaattcaaaataggcGAAAACATTTTAGAACATCTGGCCTATATCACAGCGGTcctatttatatatgtaaaaaattaaaataaataaataaataaatagagctaCTAACAATAGCCTACTTTCAAATTCAGTGATCAGATACACATTATGTTTATTGGACTTGTATATTTAGCTCTAAAATAATATTCATTACCGGTAAATGGTTAAAaagcttttaataataataataggctaataataataatactaatggtaTGGATTTGGTCAAATATACCATGGAAgggtgttattttttatttattttattttttaatttttattgcttCCCATTGATTATGAATAAAATACTGCTTACGAACTTGAAAACTGCTTACGAACTTGGAATGAAAACACTCGGACAGTTGAATAATCCGAATAAAGACTAAAGAACACCCAGAGGTGCTGGCATTCTTAAACCCATTCTCCCTTATTTTATCTGCATGTGATTTCAAACCACTGTTCTCCCAGCAGTCCAAATTTCTATTCCCCCCTTTCTCCCGCTGGAATACAATAAGAGTAGGATATAATGAATATTTTCAGATGGGGCTGCTCTTTTCAAGCTGCGCAGGTGTACAATAGGGGGCAAATGGAGAAGTCTCACGCCTAGGTGTGAGCAGATTATTCAAATAGGGGCCGAGTGAAGCAGTAGGGATTGGAGGCTCGCCCGGGCGCACAGATCTATATCACAGCGTTAAGAGCCAGCAGCAGGCGTCATTTCAACTGCAATCatctcagatacacacacacacacatgcgccaGCCCTTGACAGGAGGACAGCACGACGACGACACGAGTGTATCCCGTGGTCCCCAACAACCACCTTTTGGCTGCCAAAGGACCCACAATAGCAGCATTTCTCGTGTGGGGAAGCGTTTTGAAAGTAGAGGGAACTTTATTCAAGGATGCTAGGTGCTGTCAAAATGGAGGGACACGAACACGCAGCAGACTGGAGCACTTACTACGGAGAGCCCGAGGTGGGTAACTcacctaaataaatatatatgtattttttttctcctcgtCGAAATCCGATCCGGTTTTATACAACTCAATATTAGCCCTGAGATAATATTAACTTTGAGATCAAATATTGACTTGAGGCGCCTCCAAATCCTCCCCCATCATCTCGACGCCCTGCACTATCCTAACAAAGTTGTGCTTGACATGCAATGCAAACTTTTCATTTCCAATTATGGATACCGACGAATACATGGGTTTCTTATTCAACAACATCGGGCGTTCGGAAGCGAAAATAACCGGATATTTGACTTTTAAACAAAAAGCCTACTTGTTCTTGGTTTAACATTTCTGAGCGGTGGTAGCCTAATATCGACTACAACTGGGGTTTCCTTTAATATGTTGGAATCTTCTATCTGCCTCCCGAAAAGACTTTCACTTTAGTAACACCCCATGACACATTATCTCCAGATGAATTCGTTAGAAAAAAAgaactattaaataataatgataataatacaaaacattaaCGTTTATATAAAACTAATTATAGCCCatgctacaaaaaataaaattaaaaataaaaaaatataaaacgctTCTCTTCAGTTTAGCGAAGCCAGCGATTCTAAATATGTACTGTTTGGAGTTGCATTGTAGCCTAATTAATCGTATTGTCTGATTTCTTTCGCAGTGTTACACCTCGGTGAGCAACATGAACACCGGACTGGGAATGAACTCCATGAACACTTACATGACTATGTCCGGAATGAGTTCGACAGCAAACATGACGGCAGCTAACAGCATGAACATGTCCTATGTCAACACGGGTATGAGTCCTTCAATGACCGGCATGTCTCCCGGCGCGGGAGCGATGGCCGGCATGGGAGCAGGGATGACGGGCATGAGCGCAGCCCTGAGCCCGACCATGAGCCCCATGGCAGCGCAAGCGCCCTCCATGAACGCCTTAACCTCGTACAGTAATATGAATGCTATGAGCCCAATGTATGGCCAGTCAACCATAAACAGATCAAGAGACCCCAAGTCCTACCGGAGGAGCTACACGCACGCCAAGCCGCCCTACTCGTACATTTCTCTAATTACCATGGCCATCCAACAGTCGCCCAGTAAGATGCTGACCCTCAGTGAGATTTATCAGTGGATAATGGACCTTTTCCCTTTTTACCGACAGAACCAGCAGCGCTGGCAGAACTCTATCCGCCACTCGCTGTCCTTCAACGACTGCTTCCTGAAAGTGCCGCGCTCCCCGGATAAACCGGGTAAAGGCTCGTTTTGGACCCTTCATCCCGATTCCGGAAACATGTTCGAAAACGGCTGCTATCTGAGGAGGCAAAAGCGCTTCAAGTGTGACAAGAAACTGAGCAAGGAGCCGGGTCGGAAAACCTCGGAGGGCGGCTCGAACAGCAGCTCCGAAAGCTGCAACGGGAACGAATCTCCTCGTTCCAACTCGTCTAGCAACGAGCACAAAAGATCCCTGTCTGACATGAAGTCGGCTCAGGGTCTGAGCCCGGACCACGGAGCCTCCCCGACCTCCCAAGCGCAGCATCTCCTGGTCCAACATCACTCTGTTTTGGCGCATGATGGACACCTGAAGCCAGAACATCACTATTCTTTCAATCACCCCTTCTCCATCAACAACCTCATGTCCTCGGAGCAACAGCATCACAAAATGGACCTAAAGGCATACGAGCAGGTGATGCATTACGGTTACGGCTCTCCGATGGCCGGCGCGCTATCCATGGGCTCCATGGCGAGCAAAGTGGGCCTGGATTCGCCGGACACATCTTACTATCAAGGTGTGTACTCCAGGCCCATCCTGAACTCTTCCTAAACTCTCACGGACCTTATGaaaatttgtacatttgtaaaaTGTTTGTGTAGTATATGTATTCTGATTTTTGACGTTCCCAGTTAATTTAGATGTTCattagtaattattttgtaaaagatATGTTGACAATGTGAGGAACTCTTCGAGCCGGCTTTTGAAAATGGACCAAATTCACACCGCAGAACTGAGGACGGACTGAAGTTCTTGAATCACTTGTGTAAACTTATTTATGGCTTGTAAATGTGTATTCTTGTAGTTGATGACAAGAACAGAATCTATATTAAAGTGTTATTTGGAATGTTTTCGCAATTCTGATTTTCACTCATTTGTGTTGTGTCGTCAAAAACAgcagcaacaaaaacaataataataaatgtaattttgctCAAAGAATTatcaatttatatatgtatatattgtatcaCTTAGTTGAGAGGGATGCAGATTTGCTGCCacagttaaattattttaatttctttgctATTTTCAACCTGACGAATAATAGGAATTCAACCTGTTGAATAATAAatcaacaataaaaacagaaaaaaagtttttttttcttttttttcttctgataaaTGAAATAagctaaaatgtttttaattacaaaCTTATCTAAACATTCATAAATTCCCCAAATAATCAGTATTAGTTATATTCAAAATGTACAACAATGACAAATGACAACAAAATGTAGCGGGAAACCCAAGTTAAAACCgacaattttttttgcattatatatatatatatatatatatatatatatatatatatatatatatatatatatatatatatatatatattatacaggcACAGTATATGCCTAATGAcataacattttctaaattagttaaataaaaataataataaacaaaaataaataaaaaagcccgAGCCCATTTGACTCGTTTATGAATTAGACGCAAGACTCTTTGATGTAAAAATCTAGCAAATTATAGGCTAACAGTTCACCAGTTTTGcaacaaatattaaatgaaaacttGCGTTTTTTTATTAGAcgtaacttaataataataataataataataatagtaataataataataataataataataataataataataataataataataataataatgtgaccgGGCTTTTGCTGTTGCAGCACAAACGCTTTGGAATAACTTGCCTCTAAATGTTAGACAGGCCCAAacacttgctgtttttaaatccagACTTAAGCTTGTTTTTATGCTCTGGAATTGAACTCCGTTTGAGAGCTGTTTTTATGTATATGGTTagtgttattgtttgttatttatgttatgtgtaattttttttttactttgattatGCTTATACAGCACTTtggaaaacaatgttttttttttaactgctctataaataaactttgatttgatttgataaaaATAACAGTCTTCTGTCATCTTTACGAAGTCTCTCGTTTCTTTCCGACTAGAAACCCCTctgatgtaataaaaaaataaaaaatcaaaacattaaaaacaggaaaaattTGTCCTAATAAAATCAGATATAGAAATGTTCCAGGAGCATATTTGACAGGCAAAACTTGTTACAGGCTTTCTCCTTTTAGTAGTAAACTTGCAGATCAAGAAGTCATCTGTGGCCAACAAATCATCCCCCTGGGGTATCACATCAATGTGTACACTTTGTGAATTCTCCTTCATCTTGAATAATGGCAAAGAAGGCCTGGTTTTGTTAGCTCTGTGTTTTCAGTTCTCAGTCCATTCCATTGTATTTCAAACCCCCATGATCTGCGAATAAACAAAAACTGGTAAACAGTGAAAAAGGCGGTATTAATACATATAGCATGTGTACATGAGCAATCAAATCACACGAGTGTAAACTTTGAATAAGAGCACGTCACTTCTAGGTAAATTTACACAGAAATTAAATGTCGCTGCCCCTTGTTTTAGACATAATGCTAGGCTGAATTTTTATAACGCACTGATCAATATCTTGGTAAaataatcagtgtttttttttttttttttttttaactagcggGGCAGTGAAATCTTTGCTTTGTTGCTAAAGTCAACAGTGACAGAGTTTGAGCTCAAATAAATGCCGCGAGGCTCCCAGCCCTGTGCAGAAGGCAGCGGGAGAGGCTCCGATACCGTTCTGCAGGCTCCAGGTACGAACATTTTCATGATTAATCCAGCTCACTGCTTAGGCTTTCGATGCATGCCGTGTGTTTGGCTTGATAGGGATTTTATATTGGAGGTTTGTGCGTGAAACCTTGATTTCGGGGCAATATAGTTCGACGCTTGAACAGACACAGCTCAAGTGCTGATGTTAAGGGGCTCTTTCAGCCGACTGTCAGGTGGCTATTCCAGCTGATTGATACCAGTGATACTGCAGGAGACTTGCATGGGTTTTGCCATGCCAACAAATGCAGCCCATCAAATGGAGTTCTCAGATATACAGTAGAGttcttattgttgttgttttgttttttaatctaacGAACTTGTTATGGAGATAAAAGCATAGTCGTTGCAACCAAATTACGCTTGTACAAGACTCTCATTTAAAGCGTTTCGACAACCAAGAAGAACATTTCTGGCgaatttctgttttgtttacatCGTTCCAGAGACACAAATAACAACAGCCATCAACATGAGTAGGCTATACAATATATGTAGACCTAATGTTTGACATCAGTCTAAATAAGTTTTAACATGTAAATTTATAGGAAGATCAGGTTTACACTTACaacgaaaaataaaataataaaaagcttcTAAGATTTTCCGTCGATTCTGTACAATCTTAAAAAAGCATCATCATCATGCATCATCAACatcaacgacaacaacaacaacaataataatcatcatttattattattattattattattattattaatatattaccaATATTTACTTGTGAATATCTTAGACATGAGGCCTGGAATGAAAAAGTTCAAGCTGCTTTTAGATAGAGTGGGGTAGTGACATTAAAGTAGGCTAAgatctaaaacatatttattgttggtttatatttattatcttaaatCCATTATTTTAACAAGCTGcaagtttaaacaaataaaaacaaaatctaaaaatctaactattattgttgttaaaGCAACGAGATCAGCTTTTCCCCTGGCGTGTTTTCCCTTCTCACTTAGGTAACCCTGTTTAATTGCTTTTCGTCGGAGTTGTCCAATCTGCATATCATACTGCAAATGAATGTAAACAACTGATCCTCAAAATTCTCATTAGGAGTAAAACGTATCTCAAGGAGAACTTTCATAAGTAGCAAcgtcacatacatacataatgcaGGCCAAATATGGTTAACGAATAATTCGCACAATTACATGACTAGGATTTGAAACTTTGATTTATTTGGATTTATTTGGATTGAATTGGATGCACATTAACGACTGACATTGTAACCTAAACCACAAAATTagctaattttgaaaaataaataaataaataaaataaataaataaataaataaccttaatGGCTTTAGCACGTATTTTACTCAACTCAGTCCTGGAACACCCAAGTGGAGCTGGTCTCCAGGGAGATCTGCGGGACACCCATCTTACAAGCTGTAATGCCGCTTTAGCCCATTGCTGAGAGACCGTTCGCACTGCCCCGATTTGAGACCAAATACTCTTAATCCTGCTGCTGTCCCacactatattaatactcaaccCAGACGACTAA
It includes:
- the LOC128031486 gene encoding forkhead box protein A2, which gives rise to MLGAVKMEGHEHAADWSTYYGEPECYTSVSNMNTGLGMNSMNTYMTMSGMSSTANMTAANSMNMSYVNTGMSPSMTGMSPGAGAMAGMGAGMTGMSAALSPTMSPMAAQAPSMNALTSYSNMNAMSPMYGQSTINRSRDPKSYRRSYTHAKPPYSYISLITMAIQQSPSKMLTLSEIYQWIMDLFPFYRQNQQRWQNSIRHSLSFNDCFLKVPRSPDKPGKGSFWTLHPDSGNMFENGCYLRRQKRFKCDKKLSKEPGRKTSEGGSNSSSESCNGNESPRSNSSSNEHKRSLSDMKSAQGLSPDHGASPTSQAQHLLVQHHSVLAHDGHLKPEHHYSFNHPFSINNLMSSEQQHHKMDLKAYEQVMHYGYGSPMAGALSMGSMASKVGLDSPDTSYYQGVYSRPILNSS